The DNA sequence GGTGTGAGTGGGTCTGTAGTCCGGAttgagctgctgcagctgtgggGTAGGGGCTGTtacgtacctgtgtgtgtgtgtgtgtgtgtgttgaccgGTAATGGCTTCTTGGGCTGTGGTGTGAGGGGGTCTGTagtgcagtgcactgtgtggtgtgaggggggggctgtgcagCAGCGGGGTGGCGGGGGCTCCTACGTACCTGTCACAATTACGCGGAACTCTGAGCGCCGGGAGGGGGGGCCAAAGCGGCCCCGGGGGCCCCCTCCCATGGGGCTGCTGAACTTGGAGGACGAGCGCGGGTACTCCACACGGAGCTTGCAGTCGCCGAACCCGTAGCCATTGCGTCCATACACGGCGTCTTCTGCGTCCCTGCAGGACAAAGCACACAAGAGCCCTACAGTTAGACACAAGCACCCCAGAGTTACAGACAAAATGTTACCAGCACTGCCCTAGAGTTACAGACACAAGCGCCCCACAGTTACAGACACAAGCACTCCACAGTTACAGACACAAGCACTCCACAGTTACAGACACAAGTACTCCACAGTTACAGACACAAGTACCCCACAGTTACAGACAAACCGCTACCAACACACAAGCACTCCACAGTTACAGACACAAGCACCCCAGTTACAGACAAACCGCTACCAACACACAAGCACTCCATAGTTACAGACACAAGCGCCCCAGTTACAAACCGCTACCAACACACAAGCACTCCACAGTTACAGACACAAGCACCCCAGTTACAGACAAACCGCTACCAACACACAAGCACCCCACAGTTACAGACACGAGCACCCCACAGTTACCGACACGAGCACACCAGTTACAGACACAAACTGCCCCCACAGGCATCCCTTAATTCACAGAATGTATTGGCAGGAACAGAGAAACCCTGGGACATGTGCGTACAGGGACATGTTTGGGGGTGCACACTGGGACGTGTTTGGAGGTGCACGCTGGGACGTGTTTGGAGGTGCACGCTGGGACGTGTTTGGGGGTGCACGCTGGGACGTGTTtggcggtgcatgctgggacgtgtttggcggtgcatgctgggacgtgTTTGagggtgcatgctgggacgtgtttggcggtgcatgctgggacgtgtttggcggtgcatgctgggacgtgtttggcggtgcatgctgggacgtgtttggcggtgcatgctgggatgtgtttggcggtgcatgctgggacgtgtttggcggtgcatgctgggacgtgTTTGGGGGTGCATGCTAGGACGTGATTggggtgcatgctgggaggtttgggggtgcatgctgggacgtgtttggcggtgcatgctgggacgtgtttggcggtgcatgctgggaggtttggcggtgcatgctgggacgtgttggcggtgcatgctgggacatgtttgggggtgcatgctgggacgtgTTTGGGGTGCACGCTGGGACGTTTGGGGTGTATGCTGGGACGTGTTTgggggtgcatgctgggacgtgTTTgggggtgcatgctgggaggttTGGCGGTTCATGCTGGGACGTGTTtggcggtgcatgctgggacgtgtttggcggtgcatgctgggacgtgTTTgggggtgcatgctgggacgtgTTTgggggtgcatgctgggacgtgTTTgggggtgcatgctgggacgtgTTTGGCGGTGCATACTGGGACATGTTTagggtgcatgctgggacgtgTTTGGGGGTGCATGCCTCACCGGGGGTCCTCAAAGCGGACGAAGGCGAAGGGGATGGTGCCGCGGTTGTTCTTCAGCTCGATGTCGCGGATCTTTCCGTATTTGAAGAACAGGTCCTCTATGTCCCGCTCCTGCACGTCCGGCGGAAGGTTCCCCACGTAGATCCTCCCGTCCGCCATTGGCCTGGTTGTGGATCGCCCTGGTAACACAGAGGTAATGCAATCCCGGACCAATCAAACAACAGTGTTACAGatgcaactgttttttttttttttacaggcaggACAGTGTGCAAAATGCTGATATGCTAAAGAATGGTTATCAATAGATCATCATAAACCAATAATTATTAACTGAAAGCAGTTTATGTTCATATCATGAGAGTAATATTGAAAACTGACAGTATAGCTATGTAGTCTCCAGTGTAGTGTattggttagggaactgggcttgtaataacctaaaggttgcaggttcgattcccacaTAGAACACTGCCATTGCATCCTTATGCAAGGTGCTTatcctgaattgtttcagtatccAGCCgcacaaatgcaaaatgctaTGCAACTCTCTCTGGACAGAAGTCAGTACTGTAACGGCTAGCAAAAGCTACCAACAAATACACAGCCCTCAAAAACAGGAGGGAAAATGTCAAGACACCAATAAGTTCCGATATAAAGCTGGTCATATGACCTCTGTCTAATTTAGCTGAATATACAGAGTCATAATCGCTTTGCAGAAACTTTCCCTCAAAAACATGACGGATGTGACACGTGCGATCCCAGTCAGCACCTCATCTTTACAAGCTGTAATTTAGTAATTAGACTAAAGCTTACATCTAAACTCATATTCTTGTATaaactgaggaaaaaaacaatagagtGCTGGTGCGAATAATAATTGTTGGCTCATTTAGTGAAATGGGCCACTTGCGGTTGACTAAAAGGCCTTACTTTGACTCTGCTTTGTAATGTTAATAATGTGCCTTCTTTTTTGTGGACACACTGGTCATATTAAATCTGTGCTCCAAAGCATACAAAACGTGAAAGAAGTTTAATCATTATATAAGCAACTTTATATTGTCATGCTCAGGTAGAAAGTACTTTTAAATTGCCctaaaacattaataataataccaatgCCATTATTCAGCACTTTTCTCTTGCAGgtgcacaaagtgctttacaaacattttaaaccaaACGCAACAAGTTATTCATAATAATACAGACAATGAATGAACACTTAGCATTGTCACTGtttaagtaggcagtatacttcatacgaagtagaactttttgagcaaaacgaagcaatcagaacaactgacgaacaaaaagacgcggtgttgtgcgttcgtacggtgcagtgtgcgacggcctccagggagaacttttcaaaaagttctttcttgttctccgacctccccctctcagctattggtccaaatatcacatagttggttacgtcacggttgagagttcagagggctaatgtacggagagtcaacgccaatctctcttctgtagagatgggaattctgtgagttcccgcatgtttgatgaatggtgctactcgtttcagcaagtcatcaaaacgcctagcacacattcggaaataagagaaagtgggccccctcgtctaaactcgcatttgccgaatgtacagacaagaCTCTCCATTCcccgtcctactctgatttagagggcgaacgtaccatcttcttcgccttttcttcttcttttgcatagctagataaactaaagccactttaaacactttaaactttttgttgtgtgttatgatctcgcgtagcccttctctttatacaaccatggcgtagccgcgagatggaggtctgggcgagattccagccccggttaatagctgcctcgtaattattcacgccccaacggcgtggagtgactttaaacggttctgtgttctcactgagtataccgacaacagtgttcgtagacatgttcgccggtggttctcaatcctgaagttctttcttcttactgagtatactgccagctttagCAGTGGGGGCTGTGAGTTATACCACTGTTCTGCGAGTTACAGTTAACACACCACCCCAACACTTACAGTTAACACACCACCCCAACACTTACAGTTAACACACCACCTCAACACTTACAGTTAACACACCACCTCAACACTTACAGTTAACACACCACCTCAACACTTACAGTTAACACACCACCTCAACACTTACAGTTAACACACCACCTCAACACTTACAGTTAACACACCACCTCAACACTTACAGTTAACACACCACCTCAACGCTGACAGTTAACACACCACCCCAACACTGACAGTTAACACACCACCTCAACACTACAGTTAACACACCACCTCAACACTTACAGTTAACACCACCCAACACTTACAGTTAACACACCACCTCCAACCTCACAGTTAACACACCACCTCAACACTCACAGTTAACACACCACCTCAACACTCAGTTAACAAACCACCCCAACACTTAGTTAACACACCACCTCAACACTTAGTTAACACACCACCCCAACACTCAGTTAACACACCACCCCAACACTTACAGTTAACACACCACCCCAACACTCAGTTAACAAACCACCCCAACACTTACAGTTAACACACCACCTCAACACTTAGTTAACACACCACCCAAACGCTTACAGTTAACACACCACCCCAACGCTTACAGTTAACACACCACCCCAACGCTCACAGTTAACACACCACCTCAACGCTTACAGTTAACACACCACCCCAACACTTACAGTTAACAAACCACCCCAACACTCAGTTAACACACCACCCCAACACTCAGTTAACACACCACCCCAACACTCAGTTAACACACCACCCCAACACTCAGTTAACACACCACCCCAACACTCACAGTTAACACACCACCCCAACACTTACAGTTACTTCAGCAGACAGACCTTAACAAACACACTTCAGCCCTGAGAAGTCAGACAGACCCTGTGTGTATTCGTTTCAAATCACAATGAACCCAAATCAAAACATGATGACCATCATCAAGTAACTATCAAACTGGGTCAATTGCTGTGTGCTTAGCTTGAGTTTAAACATCTAGACCACATAACTGCATTATAACTGGAATAGCTAGCctttatttcacagatttggaGAGCTGTTCACTTGTAATTCACTTCTGTGGTCttaggtttaaactccagctaagcacaaaTCAATTGACCCATTGTTTCTCCATCATTGCGCGTCAAACACAGAagtataaatattgttttttttttgtcccatgACGCAACACACAGACGAAACAGCGCGAACTGTGATTTAGAATAAGGCAATTCATAAATTCGGAAGATCGTACCTCTTAAAAGAActctaacgttagctacctgtACGTTTCAAAACAGGTGTCTCCGGTTGCAATAGACCTCCTTCGCGAACCGCGCATGTTGTAACCAGTATCTTTAGTTGGCCAAGGGGCTTGTTGGCTGACTAACGTTGTAGTTTTAAAATCCCGACTGGCTAGCTGTTACATTCAGTTTGCTACAGAGCTAAAAGggtgtatttaaatgtatttaatctcAACCTGCATGCAATACGCGCTACTCGTCTAAGAACTGCCGTAGGCAGTTGGCAAGACCATTCAAAAAATCACAGTACCAGTCTACGACAAAGCTTCAGCAAGCTCGTCTCCAAAATAGTTAATCTTTAGCTGCTAATTAATTTACCAAACTGTTGGAATATGCCATCTAACAGACGTAACATTACAGCTTATCAAGACACATTTAATTTACTacagttcacatttttgttGCCGTATATACCTGGTACCTGCCATTGAACGGTACCCTTCAACTAAGCCTCAGTCAATCCCGCTAGCATTAGCTAGCAGGCTAACGGGCTCGTGATCGCGTGTTTCCGCAAAAGGAGGCCACATATTATAGCAAACACCGCGTAAATGCAGGAACATCTTTGAGCTgcaattttaatttcataatggGAGTTCATTAGCCTGTTCATTTACCAGAAGAGTTGTAACTGAATTTATGTCTCGAGTCTGAAATTGAGTCCAAACCCTGCCAGCCATCCAGCTTTATTGCGCTCTTATTAGCTGGCTAGTCCGACACCACTTGCACTAGCAAGCGTCTAATTAGCAGAACATCCggagaatatattttattcagccATTTGCATATTGCATTCCACGATATATGCTACATATCTAGATGAAAATGAACAATACTTTGCGAACCTTACGTctgttatgtgtgtattttctttgcCCCCGTCTTCGGTTGTTTCTTGCTTCCCCCGGAGCAGGAAGTCGTGTCTCTGACCGCCTTCTCTGCTACACGAGCCCACCCTTTGACCCCGCCTCTACAGAGTTTACGTAGCTTGCGTCAAACTCTGGGACATGGCGTACGTTACGCCGACGATTCCATGGCATTCGCGAGGCCCTTCAAAGAAACGGCCTCGACCCCACTTCTGTCgattaaagggttaaaaaagaatttaattgGGCCCATTACCTTTCGTTCAATTGTTTACTTCTCTTACTGTGCGCTAAGGAGAATCCCCTTTAAAACTCACCGGCAATAATTTTCAGTGCAGTTCctttaatatgtatttattgcaGAAAATTACAATAACctatattcatatattaataGCAAAAATAAGATAAGGTATAACATAACatcaaatacaaacaaaccatAAAGTTCAGTCTTATGGTTTATATATCCATTCGCAAAAagtttgctaaataaatgcttacatctattttaaagaaaatgtttttcctttaaaactCAGGGGTTCCTGTTTAATACTGCTCTGaaatgattttttcattttttttttttgtcattgaccATGTTTATGACAGAGCCCCCTAGGTCTCAAAGGAGAACATTTGGATATATTGTTTCCTCAAAACGGTAATCCATTCCCTCAAATTAGCAATCCATGCTCCCCGCCCCATTAGTAATTGGTGCCCTGAAATAAGATAATTTTTCCCACACGTTTATAATTCATGCCtgctcttctccttcttcttcctaCTGTTCTTCCTTCAcctcccctcctttcttccAGTGTCcattctcctgctcctctccttctcctacCTTCTGTTCACCTCCCCTcctttatttccattttcattctcCCAATCTTTCCTTtcatcctgctcttcctcctttATTTGGCCCTTGGGGGCCCACATTGggtctgcagatttttttacaaaaatgtaaaagagcAGTGTGTCAGAGCACTACCCACTTATAATGTGAAAGATttaatgccccccaccccaagcacACAGTTTACCCCTTACCCCACTCCAATAACACGtttaaccccccacccacccaatgcACATTTACCCCCAACCCCAATGCTTgcattttaacccccccccccccaccactgcacacattatacaccccccccccccaacctgccaTCATGCATTTAACCCCCCCGCCTCAATGCATAATAATCACCAATGGGCCCAATGGAAAATAACTTTACACAACTTTACACCCACAGAGGTCTGGAGTGCCTCTCCAGCACATTAAACTCACTGAGATCAGAGTGGAGTTCTTCTCTAGTTAATTAAACTCACTGAGATCAGGTGGAGTCCTTCTCTTGTTAATTAAACTCACTGAGATCAGGTGGAGTCCTTCTCTTGTTAATTAAACTGAAGAGGGTGCGACAAGAGGGTGCAATACCAGCACCGACCAGCAGATGGGTGTGTTTTCTTATGAGACGACCAAAGGAATATTATTATGCACTTGAGATAAGAATTTGAAATCACAAGCACCTGCTTTCcactttaaaaaagaagtaCCTCTTTAAGCCAAGTATGgtattttacattcaaaattCAGTTGATAGGAATTACAGTGCGCCAACTTGTCAATCACTTTTAGGTGAAATTAGCCAACATTTAACTCGGCCATTTAGTAGTTGTTAACCTGTTTCTGTTGacatttattgaattaaatgtGGTAGCAGGCAGGTTTTGGTTAGTATTTTACACTGCAGACAGTCAGAATGTTTTGCACAGTTATTTATTGCACATCATGCATTAGAATTAACTCGGTTAATTTGTCCTTGCAGTGTGCGAATGCAGCACTGTCATGCTCATTTGAGCCTATTGGTCCaaagcaggggtggccaaccctggtcctggggagccgcagggtctgctggttttctgttttcaccttaaatacaacaaccgcttagacaaaataaaccaggtgaggtgagttaactgtgtaattaactgctttattgatcaattaagtgccgagtaaaaacaaaaaccagcagaccctgcggctccctaGGACCTGGGTTAGCCACCCCTGGTCTAAAGGAACACCTCAGCACTGACTTGCCTCCTCGAGTAAGGTTTCAGAGCTTGCATTTCTGCTCCACACTGAGAGAAGAGTggtgggacagggagagagtaAAGGGGGACTTGCGCTCGATGACATCACCAGCCTCAGAAATCCTGCCAAACACCAGAATCTCTCGAGGCTGATCTGATCATGGCTTtgaccctttaaggtgtgaggtcacgaatatgtgattagaatgttcttaactgaacattctaatgctgatgtcacaatcactgctggtgactgaatgcaattgagttctagaacactgacacttcaaagggttaaaatggcAGTGGGCTAAAACTGTCTGCCCTTCAGGCCAGGCAGGATTATACAGGTGCAGTTACAGTGAGGTGCTTTGAGTGCTGTACTTCAAGGGTTATACAGGTGCAGTTACagattgggtgtgtgtgtgcgtgtgtgtgcatgtgtgtgtatatgtgtgtgtgtgtgtgtgtgcatgtgtgtgtatatgtgtgtgtgtgcgtgtgtgtttgtgtgtgtgtgtgtgtgtgtgtgcatctgtgtgtgtatgagtgtgtgtctgtgtctatctgtgtgtgtgtgtgggtgggggtcaAGTTGCATAAGAGTAGAGAATGCTTTCAGAGGTACACTTCAATATTTCATTGAATCGCTTCTAAAAATGAAGcgagaaaacaagaaaaaatgcaaGGAGCCAGAGATAGAGATGGGAGTGGCTTTACTCCAGGGGCAGCCTGACCTGTCTAAAGATATTACGCTCAAagagtgtttaaaaatataacattttattattatcggCACTGGCAGGTTGCAGGTGTGTTGGCCACAGGTTTGGAGGGTCCAGTCAGGTAGGGGTCTGCATTTCATTGCTCTGTAGTGACCCCTGGTGGTTGATCAGGCACCCATGGACTGCATGCCAAGGCCGCATATGAAAGATCATCCTCTGAGTCCACTCTGTGTGAGCTGAACTGTAGTCTGCGGTGTGCAAAGTCCGCTTGACGAGTTTCAGAGTTGAACTGTGGATGTCTGAACTCTCCCGGATTGGTACTTTCGGTTGCGCGTGAACATGTTTGTGGTTGACCATTACAAATTGGACCAGCTCAACCCCAcattgggtgccaaatttacaaaaaaattttttttttcgagtGTCATCCAGCGTGAAAAGTGTCAATCATCTGCAGCACCCAATTGCTACACTGGGGAATAGGATTTATGCTTTTCGAAACAGTCGAAGTCTGTACCTGCCAAATTCAGCTTTGGACCCACAAGCATTCTTCCCCTTCAAATGATTGAATAAGGCAAGACCTGCAAGGCAGTGGCATGATCAGCAGTGACAGGCCATTGGACCTCCCCATTAGACTGACCCGCGATTTCCCACAATTTCctggagaggaggagtgtgtggagtggcaggggaggtgggggtgggagtggggggtggaagGTTGGAGTGGGAGGTACaggtgcgggtgggggtggaagtGGGAGGTGCAGGTGCGGGTGGTGTTTTGCGTGGGTccaattttctctcttttcctccacGTTGATGTGCAGGTGTTCCATAATTCATAAAAGCTGAGTGGAAAGTGCCTGTTTGGTTTTAATGGGCGTACAACTCCAACATCCAGCTCCTCTGCTGAGCTTCCTCCACATTGATTAAACACCTGCATGATCTTCCCATTCttacttttttactttcaacatttttactgttaatCTATGTGTCATTTgtgataattataataaatatgtgtgtatgatatATCCACGTCTTTCTAAGtgtaagtgtaagtgtgtgtgtgtgtgtgtgtttgtgtgtgaggggagtctctctttccttctcaaACATATCTGTTATTTGTGTATTATCAGTATTCCCTTATTGATTTCTAcattttgtatgtaaaaatgttgctGTATTTCCAGAAGGTTCCGTGTGTCAGGTTCTGATCGGGTCTTTTTCTGCGGTTTTGGCTGCTGAGAATGCTGTGCTGTTCAGTACTGTAAGGATCAATCCAGTAACCTG is a window from the Anguilla rostrata isolate EN2019 chromosome 14, ASM1855537v3, whole genome shotgun sequence genome containing:
- the LOC135239385 gene encoding serine/arginine-rich splicing factor 9-like isoform X2, which translates into the protein MADGRIYVGNLPPDVQERDIEDLFFKYGKIRDIELKNNRGTIPFAFVRFEDPRDAEDAVYGRNGYGFGDCKLRVEYPRSSSKFSSPMGGGPRGRFGPPSRRSEFRVIVTGLPPTGSWQDLKDHMREAGDVCFADVQRDGEGVVEFLRREDMEYALRRLDRTEFRSHQVSAPAYYCTCRIFCLYMVEECFLAVLYSVTRRVQIPFCS